The following coding sequences lie in one Arachis stenosperma cultivar V10309 chromosome 5, arast.V10309.gnm1.PFL2, whole genome shotgun sequence genomic window:
- the LOC130982376 gene encoding exosome complex component RRP45A-like isoform X1, which produces MEQRLANSWRQTINEKKFIETALLSELRVDGRRPFDYRKLTIKFGKDDGSSEVQLGHTHVMAIVSAQLLQPYKERPNEGTLAVFTEFSPMADPSFEPGRPRESAVELGRIIDRGLRESRAVDTESLCVLSGKLVWAVRIDIHILDNGGNLVDAANIAALAALLTFRRPECSLGGEDGQQVVVHPPEVRDPIPLIIHHLPIAVTFGFFSNENIMVIDPTYHEEAVLTGRMTATVNANGDVCSIQKAGGEGVYQRVLMHCLKLAHVKAGDITAKIKDAVEIYNTQRALRKIKRHSISVAMDVCGTPAKSREKQNQLDGSHLDQSKFKDEASSMECDATSSGQEQSNKRDGVSNKFIGGPSSWDPYSECVNSDLLKASLASHGPATHRKQKGSRSETKAEEPPQEMTTYSSPTAAGLDAAQNIEGKTLKDAVKPKNKRKKKRLPSDSGN; this is translated from the exons ATGGAGCAGAGGCTAGCAAATTCATGGCGCCAAACCATAAACGAGAAGAAATTCATAGAGACCGCACTCTTGTCGGAGCTCCGAGTTGACGGTCGGCGCCCCTTCGACTACCGCAAGCTCACCATCAAGTTCGGCAAGGACGACGGCTCCTCGGAGGTCCAGCTTGGCCACACTCACGTCATGGCCATCGTCTCCGCCCAACTGCTCCAGCCCTACAAGGAAAGGCCAAACGAGGGCACACTCGCCGTCTTCACTGAATTCTCCCCCATGGCCGACCCTTCCTTTGAACCCGGCCGCCCAAGGGAGTCCGCCGTCGAGTTAGGCCGCATTATTGACCGCGGGTTGAGGGAGAGCCGAGCCGTCGATACAGAATCGCTCTGTGTCCTCTCTGGGAAGCTCGTTTGGGCGGTTCGCATTGATATCCATATTCTTGACAATGGAGG GAATCTTGTTGATGCTGCTAATATTGCTGCTCTGGCTGCTTTGTTGACGTTCCGGCGGCCAGAATGTTCGTTAGGGGGAGAAGATGGTCAGCAAGTTGTGGTGCATCCTCCTGAG GTGCGCGACCCGATTCCTTTGATCATACATCATCTTCCTATAGCTGTGACGTTTGGATTTTTCAGCAATGAAAATATTATG GTGATAGATCCAACATACCATGAAGAGGCTGTACTGACCGGGCGGATGACTGCTACAGTGAATGCAAATGGTGATGTTTGCTCCATTCAAAAGGCGGGTGGGGAAGGAGTATATCAGCGAGTTCTCATGCATTGCTTGAAACTAGCTCATGTTAAAGCTGGTGATATTACAGCCAAGATAAAGGATGCA GTTGAAATATACAACACTCAAAGGGCACTACGGAAGATTAAACGTCATTCCATTTCTGTTGCCATGGATGTATGTGGTACCCCTGCCAAATCAAGAGAAAAGCAAAATCAATTAGATGGTAGTCATTTAGACCAGTCAAAGTTTAAAGATGAGGCAAGTTCTATGGAATGTGATGCCACATCATCTGGACAGGAACAAAGTaacaagagagatggagtttcTAATAAATTTATTGGCGGGCCTTCAAGCTG GGATCCGTACTCAGAGTGTGTCAATTCTGATCTTCTAAAAGCATCTCTAGCATCACATG GACCGGCAACTCATAGAAAGCAGAAGGGTTCAAGAAGTGAGACTAAGGCAGAGGAACCACCACAGGAAATGACGACGTATTCTTCACCAACTGCCGCAGGTCTAGATGCTGCCCAGAATATTGAAGGTAAGACGCTGAAGGATGCCGTTAAgcccaagaacaaaagaaagaaaaaaaggctGCCTTCCGATAGTGGAAATTAA
- the LOC130982376 gene encoding exosome complex component RRP45A-like isoform X2, with the protein MEQRLANSWRQTINEKKFIETALLSELRVDGRRPFDYRKLTIKFGKDDGSSEVQLGHTHVMAIVSAQLLQPYKERPNEGTLAVFTEFSPMADPSFEPGRPRESAVELGRIIDRGLRESRAVDTESLCVLSGKLVWAVRIDIHILDNGGNLVDAANIAALAALLTFRRPECSLGGEDGQQVVVHPPEVRDPIPLIIHHLPIAVTFGFFSNENIMVIDPTYHEEAVLTGRMTATVNANGDVCSIQKAGGEGVYQRVLMHCLKLAHVKAGDITAKIKDAVEIYNTQRALRKIKRHSISVAMDVCGTPAKSREKQNQLDGSHLDQSKFKDEASSMECDATSSGQEQSNKRDGVSNKFIGGPSSWTGNS; encoded by the exons ATGGAGCAGAGGCTAGCAAATTCATGGCGCCAAACCATAAACGAGAAGAAATTCATAGAGACCGCACTCTTGTCGGAGCTCCGAGTTGACGGTCGGCGCCCCTTCGACTACCGCAAGCTCACCATCAAGTTCGGCAAGGACGACGGCTCCTCGGAGGTCCAGCTTGGCCACACTCACGTCATGGCCATCGTCTCCGCCCAACTGCTCCAGCCCTACAAGGAAAGGCCAAACGAGGGCACACTCGCCGTCTTCACTGAATTCTCCCCCATGGCCGACCCTTCCTTTGAACCCGGCCGCCCAAGGGAGTCCGCCGTCGAGTTAGGCCGCATTATTGACCGCGGGTTGAGGGAGAGCCGAGCCGTCGATACAGAATCGCTCTGTGTCCTCTCTGGGAAGCTCGTTTGGGCGGTTCGCATTGATATCCATATTCTTGACAATGGAGG GAATCTTGTTGATGCTGCTAATATTGCTGCTCTGGCTGCTTTGTTGACGTTCCGGCGGCCAGAATGTTCGTTAGGGGGAGAAGATGGTCAGCAAGTTGTGGTGCATCCTCCTGAG GTGCGCGACCCGATTCCTTTGATCATACATCATCTTCCTATAGCTGTGACGTTTGGATTTTTCAGCAATGAAAATATTATG GTGATAGATCCAACATACCATGAAGAGGCTGTACTGACCGGGCGGATGACTGCTACAGTGAATGCAAATGGTGATGTTTGCTCCATTCAAAAGGCGGGTGGGGAAGGAGTATATCAGCGAGTTCTCATGCATTGCTTGAAACTAGCTCATGTTAAAGCTGGTGATATTACAGCCAAGATAAAGGATGCA GTTGAAATATACAACACTCAAAGGGCACTACGGAAGATTAAACGTCATTCCATTTCTGTTGCCATGGATGTATGTGGTACCCCTGCCAAATCAAGAGAAAAGCAAAATCAATTAGATGGTAGTCATTTAGACCAGTCAAAGTTTAAAGATGAGGCAAGTTCTATGGAATGTGATGCCACATCATCTGGACAGGAACAAAGTaacaagagagatggagtttcTAATAAATTTATTGGCGGGCCTTCAAGCTG GACCGGCAACTCATAG
- the LOC130982375 gene encoding isoleucine--tRNA ligase, cytoplasmic produces the protein MDEVCEGKDFSFPKQEEKVLEFWSKVKAFETQLELTKDKPEYIFYDGPPFATGLPHYGHILAGTIKDIVTRYQSMTGHHVTRRFGWDCHGLPVENEIDKKLGIKKREDVIKMGIDKYNEECRSIVTRYVSEWEKVITRTGRWIDFKNDYKTMDRNFMESVWWVFAQLFEKGLVYKGFKVMPYSTGCKTPLSNFEAGQNYQDVPDPEIMMTFPVIGDPHNASFVAWTTTPWTLPSNLALCVNANFTYVKVRNKYSGKIYIIAESRLSALPKDKPKEAVVNGSVGAPKKANVKSKESSGGKTENVLDSFEVLEKFPGSSLVGKKYEPLFGYFIELSDTAFRVVSDNYVTDDSGTGIVHCAPAFGEDDFRVCIENHILNKDNLTVAVDDDGCFTEKITDFSGCYIKDADKDIIEAVKAKGRLVKQGTFTHSYPFCWRSGTPLIYRAVPSWFVKVELLKEKLLENNKQTYWVPDFVKDKRFHNWLENARDWAISRSRFWGTPLPLWISEDEKEIIVIDSVAKLEKLSGVKVFDLHRHNIDHITIQSESGRVLRRVDDVFDCWFESGSMPYAYIHYPFENIELFEKNFPGHFVAEGLDQTRGWFYTLMVLATALFGKPAFRNLICNGLVLAEDGKKMSKSLKNYPPPMEVVDDYGADALRLYLINSPVVRAEPLRFKKEGVYGVVRDVFLPWYNAYRFLVQNAKRLEVEGLAPFIPIDHATLQKSSNVLDQWINSATQSLIHFVKQEMNAYRLYTVVPYLLKFLDNLTNIYVRFNRKRLKGRTGEEDCRTALSTLYNVLLLSCKVMAPFTPFFTEVLFQNMRKACNGLEESIHYCSFPEEEGERDERIEQSVSRMMTIIDLARNIRERNNKPLKTPLREMVIVHPDVNFLDDIAGKLREYVLEELNIRSLVPCNDTLKYASLRAEPDFSILGKRLGKSMGIVAKEVKAMSQESILSFESAGEVVIANHCLKLTDIKILRDFKRPDGMTEEEIDAAGDTDVLVILDLHPDESLLEAGAAREIVNRIQKLRKKIALEPTDMVEVYFESLDGDKNLSHRVLHSQASYIRDAIGSQLLSHSLMPAHAVVLGEERFHGISGMSFGIILARPTVMFNSKAILPLFQGNKKYAHNLETYLLSRDNSNLKSEFQNGNGKIIVDSIEEQPSVSLVLGEHVFLTVGDCYVAGKAN, from the exons ATGGATGAAGTGTGCGAGGGGAAGGACTTCTCGTTCCCGAAGCAGGAAGAGAAGGTTCTAGAGTTCTGGTCCAAAGTGAAGGCCTTCGAAACACAGCTAGAACTCACCAAGGACAAGCCCGAATACATCTTCTACGATGGTCCTCCCTTTGCCACCGGCCTCCCTCACTACGGCCACATCCTCGCCGGCACCATCAAGGATATCGTCACGCGTTACCAGTCCATGACGGGGCACCACGTCACGCGCCGATTCGGATGGGACTGCCACGGCCTCCCCGTCGAGAACGAGATCGACAAGAAGCTCGGAATCAAGAAGAGGGAGGACGTTATCAAGATGGGGATCGATAAGTACAATGAGGAGTGTAGGAGCATAGTCACGCGCTACGTTAGCGAGTGGGAGAAAGTCATTACGCGCACCGGCAGGTGGATTGACTTCAAGAACGATTACAAGACCATGGACCGGAACTTCATGGAGTCCGTTTGGTGGGTCTTCGCTCAGCTCTTCGAAAAAGGATTGGTTTACAAAGGATTTAAG GTTATGCCGTATAGCACTGGGTGCAAAACTCCGTTGTCTAATTTTGAGGCGGGTCAGAATTATCAG GATGTACCTGATCCCGAGATAATGATGACATTTCCGGTTATTGGCGATCCACATAATGCTTCTTTTGTAGCTTGGACAACTACTCCATGGACCCTTCCAAGTAATCTAGCTCTTTGTGTGAATGCTAATTTTACCTACGTGAAG GTTCGCAATAAGTATTCgggcaaaatttatatcattgcTGAATCTCGTCTGTCGGCACTACCTAAGGATAAACCCAAGGAAGCTGTTGTTAACGGTTCTGTTGGGGCCCCCAAAAAAGCAAATGTGAAGTCCAAGGAATCTTCCGGCGGAAAAACTGAAAATGTTTTGGATTCTTTTGAAGTGCTGGAGAAATTCCCAGGGTCTTCGCTAGTGGGAAAGAA GTATGAACCATTATTTGGTTACTTTATAGAGCTATCTGATACTGCTTTTAGAGTTGTGTCCGACAATTATGTTACTGATGATAGTGGTACTGGCATTGTCCATTGTGCCCCTGCTTTTGGTGAAGATGATTTTCGAGTTTGCATTGAGAATCACATTCTTAATAAG GATAATCTAACAGTAGCTGTTGATGATGATGGCTGCTTTACTGAAAAAATTACTGACTTTAGCGGCTGCTATATCAAAGATGCTGACAAGGATATAATTGAAGCTGTGAAG GCAAAGGGTAGGCTGGTTAAGCAAGGAACCTTTACTCATTCTTATCCATTCTGCTGGAGATCTGGTACTCCTCTAATTTACAGAGCTGTTCCTAGCTG GTTTGTTAAGGTGGAGTTattgaaagagaaattattGGAAAATAATAAGCAGACTTACTGGGTCCCGGATTTTGTCAAG GACAAACGATTTCACAATTGGCTGGAAAATGCCAGAGATTGGGCAATTAGCCGAAGTAGGTTTTGGGGGACTCCTCTCcctttatggattagtgaggaTGAAAAAGAAATAATTGTCATTGATTCTGTTGCAAAACTTGAAAAGCTTTCAGGTGTAAAG GTGTTTGATCTTCATCGTCATAACATTGATCACATTACAATTCAATCCGAAAGTGGCCGTGTGCTTCGACGGGTTGATGAT GTGTTTGACTGCTGGTTTGAAAGTGGATCCATGCCATATGCTTATATTCATTATCCTTTCGAAAATATTGAGCTATTTGAGAAGAATTTCCCTGGTCATTTCGTGGCTGAAGGGCTAGATCAAACCCGTGGATG GTTTTATACTCTTATGGTACTGGCCACTGCATTATTTGGTAAGCCTGCCTTTAGAAATTTGATTTGCAATGGACTTGTCCTGGCTGAAGATGGGAAGAAGATGAGTAAAAGTTTGAAAAATTATCCTCCGCCCATGGAAGTTGTTGATGATTACGGAGCA GATGCATTGCGTTTATACCTTATAAACTCTCCTGTTGTGCGAGCTGAGCCACTGCGTTTCAAGAAGGAAGGAGTTTATGGTGTT GTTAGGGATGTTTTTCTTCCATGGTATAATGCATATAGGTTCCTTGTTCAAAATGCAAAGAGGCTTGAAGTTGAGGGGCTAGCACCTTTTATTCCAATTGATCATGCTACACTCCAGAAGTCATCTAATGTTCTTGACCAGTGGATCAACTCAGCCACACAGAGTCTCATTCATTTTGTCAAACAAGAAATGAATGCTTACCGGCTCTACACA GTTGTTCCTTACCTCCTGAAGTTTCTTGACAACCTGACAAATATATACGTACGGTTCAACCGGAAGAGACTTAAAGGTCGTACTGGAGAAGAAGACTGCCGGACAGCTCTGTCAACTCTTTATAAT GTGCTTTTGTTGTCCTGTAAAGTTATGGCTCCTTTTACTCCATTCTTCACCGAGGTCCTCTTTCAAAATATGAGAAAAGCCTGTAATGGGCTTGAGGAAAGCATACACTATTGCAGTTTCCCTGAGGAAGAAGGCGAG AGGGACGAGCGGATTGAGCAGAGCGTTTCCAGGATGATGACAATAATTGATCTGGCTCGAAACATTCGGGAGCGTAACAACAAACCTCTGAAGACTCCGCTAAG GGAAATGGTGATAGTTCATCCAGATGTTAACTTCCTTGATGACATAGCTGGGAAGTTGCGGGAG TATGTGCTGGAGGAACTAAATATCCGGTCACTTGTACCATGTAATGATACTTTGAAGTATGCTTCTTTACGTGCTGAGCCTGATTTTAG CATTTTGGGAAAGAGACTTGGAAAATCTATGGGTATCGTTGCTAAAGAAGTCAAAGCAATGTCACAAGAAAGTATTTTGTCTTTCGAGAGTGCTGGAGAAGTTGTTATTGCAAATCACTGTTTGAAGCTGACTGATATTAAG ATTCTTCGTGATTTTAAGCGACCTGATGGTATGACAGAGGAGGAGATTGATGCGGCAGGAGATA CTGATGTTTTAGTGATATTGGACTTGCATCCAGATGAGTCTCTGTTGGAGGCTGGTGCTGCCCGTGAG ATCGTTAACAGAATTCAAAAGTTACGGAAGAAAATTGCTCTTGAACCGACTGATATGGTGGAGGTTTACTTTGAATCATTGGATGGAGATAAGAATCTCTCTCATAGGGTTTTGCACTCTCAG GCATCTTACATCAGGGATGCTATTGGTTCTCAATTGCTTTCACATTCTTTGATGCCAGCACATGCT GTTGTCCTTGGTGAAGAGAGGTTCCATGGGATTTCTGGCATGTCATTTGGTATCATTTTGGCAAGACCTACAGTGATGTTTAACTCAAAAGCCATTCTACCATTGTTTCAAG GTAACAAGAAATACGCCCATAATCTTGAAACTTACTTGCTATCGAGAGATAATTCAAATTTGAAGTCAGAATTTCAAAATGGAAATGGAAAG ATTATAGTTGACTCCATTGAAGAACAACCCTCTGTAAGCCTGGTCCTTGGTGAGCATGTGTTTCTCACTGTCGGGGACTGCTACGTTGCTGGAAAAGCTAATTAA
- the LOC130982376 gene encoding exosome complex component RRP45A-like isoform X3: MEQRLANSWRQTINEKKFIETALLSELRVDGRRPFDYRKLTIKFGKDDGSSEVQLGHTHVMAIVSAQLLQPYKERPNEGTLAVFTEFSPMADPSFEPGRPRESAVELGRIIDRGLRESRAVDTESLCVLSGKLVWAVRIDIHILDNGGNLVDAANIAALAALLTFRRPECSLGGEDGQQVVVHPPEVRDPIPLIIHHLPIAVTFGFFSNENIMVIDPTYHEEAVLTGRMTATVNANGDVCSIQKAGGEGVYQRVLMHCLKLAHVKAGDITAKIKDAVEIYNTQRALRKIKRHSISVAMDVCGTPAKSREKQNQLDGSHLDQSKFKDEASSMECDATSSGQEQSNKRDGVSNKFIGGPSS; the protein is encoded by the exons ATGGAGCAGAGGCTAGCAAATTCATGGCGCCAAACCATAAACGAGAAGAAATTCATAGAGACCGCACTCTTGTCGGAGCTCCGAGTTGACGGTCGGCGCCCCTTCGACTACCGCAAGCTCACCATCAAGTTCGGCAAGGACGACGGCTCCTCGGAGGTCCAGCTTGGCCACACTCACGTCATGGCCATCGTCTCCGCCCAACTGCTCCAGCCCTACAAGGAAAGGCCAAACGAGGGCACACTCGCCGTCTTCACTGAATTCTCCCCCATGGCCGACCCTTCCTTTGAACCCGGCCGCCCAAGGGAGTCCGCCGTCGAGTTAGGCCGCATTATTGACCGCGGGTTGAGGGAGAGCCGAGCCGTCGATACAGAATCGCTCTGTGTCCTCTCTGGGAAGCTCGTTTGGGCGGTTCGCATTGATATCCATATTCTTGACAATGGAGG GAATCTTGTTGATGCTGCTAATATTGCTGCTCTGGCTGCTTTGTTGACGTTCCGGCGGCCAGAATGTTCGTTAGGGGGAGAAGATGGTCAGCAAGTTGTGGTGCATCCTCCTGAG GTGCGCGACCCGATTCCTTTGATCATACATCATCTTCCTATAGCTGTGACGTTTGGATTTTTCAGCAATGAAAATATTATG GTGATAGATCCAACATACCATGAAGAGGCTGTACTGACCGGGCGGATGACTGCTACAGTGAATGCAAATGGTGATGTTTGCTCCATTCAAAAGGCGGGTGGGGAAGGAGTATATCAGCGAGTTCTCATGCATTGCTTGAAACTAGCTCATGTTAAAGCTGGTGATATTACAGCCAAGATAAAGGATGCA GTTGAAATATACAACACTCAAAGGGCACTACGGAAGATTAAACGTCATTCCATTTCTGTTGCCATGGATGTATGTGGTACCCCTGCCAAATCAAGAGAAAAGCAAAATCAATTAGATGGTAGTCATTTAGACCAGTCAAAGTTTAAAGATGAGGCAAGTTCTATGGAATGTGATGCCACATCATCTGGACAGGAACAAAGTaacaagagagatggagtttcTAATAAATTTATTGGCGGGCCTTCAAGCTG A
- the LOC130982634 gene encoding uncharacterized protein LOC130982634, producing MGMATTMLWNLQKLWPFSLFRNDDVADSKRIVSKLPIPEHTKQFVFAFHDPQTQSSIYVLSALGLSERSASDARSLITAIKPDAVLVHADPSFLDEEEAVSVNNPLPTSSFGVIKRCFVDRIDQERYENLAGSFVLREIFGTGFHGHVLAAKLAAEEVGSSFFVISSPFVNSCLINNSSNGSNNSDRVRVGGGSILQVQGFVNGAITGFSLSPTRSYKRLCLNNDVHSQLVKALSLCLEPFSTSSGSSSMENEIKPMSSYEIPAFARSTYPLLEELHDIFSDVPSIGKALAHVQKMLVDVSRGEVLDTRTVSEVYAFRIAVEVLRIGLSKNGLRPIKRKGAPKKGEEVKFSELPLEDMSHALLAQVIRWQSDKYKNIVAVVDAGALEGLRKHWDTPVLPQVKDIVGQITHCGREGAFLIHDDRKWLLADRPMVAVSAGASAILGASLLSKAVPASSVLKAVTYKVPASLKLILNQTQRVLAFAFGSSKAAAGVKASSTIRAAASATKIRAVTHSIIVYVERTSISAMRTAFYEIMRKRKMQRVGFLPLATFACSMGTCTGLMMYGDGIECAVESVPAAPSIASLGRGIQHLREASQAVMQAEGTRIQKSIESLINRIKR from the coding sequence ATGGGAATGGCGACGACCATGTTATGGAACCTCCAAAAGCTTTGGCCATTCTCATTATTCCGAAACGACGACGTTGCAGACTCCAAGCGAATCGTAAGCAAGCTTCCAATCCCCGAACACACTAAACAGTTCGTCTTCGCCTTCCACGACCCGCAAACCCAATCCTCCATTTACGTACTCTCCGCTCTCGGCCTCTCCGAGCGATCAGCCTCCGACGCACGCTCCCTCATCACTGCCATCAAACCCGACGCCGTTTTGGTCCATGCCGATCCTTCCTTCCTCGACGAAGAAGAAGCTGTGTCCGTTAACAATCCGCTTCCCACTTCATCCTTTGGAGTAATCAAACGCTGTTTCGTCGATAGAATCGATCAGGAAAGGTACGAGAATCTCGCCGGGAGTTTCGTTCTGAGGGAGATTTTCGGGACCGGGTTTCATGGCCATGTGCTTGCTGCGAAGCTGGCTGCAGAGGAGGTAGGCTCCTCGTTTTTCGTTATTAGTTCTCCATTTGTGAATTCTTGCTTGATTAATAATAGCAGCAATGGTAGTAATAATTCTGATAGGGTTAGGGTTGGTGGTGGAAGCATTCTTCAAGTTCAAGGTTTTGTAAATGGTGCTATTACTGGTTTTAGTTTGAGTCCAACTAGAAGTTATAAGAGATTGTGTCTTAATAACGATGTGCATTCCCAGTTAGTGAAGGCTTTGTCTCTGTGCTTGGAACCATTTTCTACTAGTTCTGGTTCTAGCTCTATGGAAAATGAAATTAAGCCCATGAGTAGTTATGAGATTCCTGCATTTGCCAGGTCTACATATCCTTTACTTGAGGAATTGCATGATATATTCAGTGATGTTCCATCGATTGGGAAGGCGCTGGCGCATGTTCAAAAGATGCTGGTGGATGTGAGCAGAGGTGAGGTTCTTGACACAAGGACTGTTTCTGAGGTCTATGCATTCAGAATTGCGGTTGAGGTGCTTAGGATTGGTCTGAGCAAGAATGGTTTAAGGCCAATCAAGAGGAAAGGTGCTCCCAAAAAGGGTGAGGAGGTCAAGTTCTCGGAGCTTCCTCTTGAGGACATGTCGCACGCACTGCTGGCGCAGGTGATTCGTTGGCAGAGTGATAAGTACAAGAACATTGTAGCAGTGGTAGATGCTGGAGCATTGGAAGGTCTTAGGAAACACTGGGATACTCCGGTTCTTCCTCAAGTTAAAGACATTGTTGGACAAATCACACATTGTGGAAGGGAAGGGGCTTTTTTGATTCATGATGACAGGAAGTGGTTACTGGCAGATAGGCCCATGGTGGCGGTTAGTGCTGGAGCTTCGGCGATTTTGGGAGCTTCATTGCTGTCTAAAGCTGTCCCGGCATCTTCTGTGTTGAAGGCTGTTACTTACAAGGTCCCGGCTTCACTCAAACTCATTCTCAATCAAACACAGAGAGTACTGGCTTTTGCCTTTGGTTCCTCCAAAGCTGCAGCAGGGGTCAAAGCTTCAAGTACCATTCGGGCTGCAGCATCTGCTACAAAGATTCGTGCCGTGACTCACAGCATTATAGTATATGTGGAGAGGACCAGCATCTCGGCTATGAGGACAGCGTTCTACGAAATaatgagaaagagaaaaatgcAGCGAGTTGGGTTCTTGCCTTTGGCAACATTTGCATGTAGCATGGGAACCTGCACGGGATTGATGATGTATGGTGATGGGATTGAGTGTGCTGTTGAATCTGTGCCTGCAGCCCCTTCCATTGCCAGTTTGGGTCGTGGGATTCAGCATCTGCGTGAGGCATCTCAAGCAGTGATGCAAGCAGAAGGAACTAGAATCCAAAAGTCAATAGAGTCTCTAATAAACAGAATAAAGAGATAG
- the LOC130980520 gene encoding probable serine/threonine-protein kinase At1g09600 encodes MRRLLSLSHISGENIDAGWPTWLSSVAGEAIKGWLPRRADSFEKLEQIGQGAYSSVHKALDLESGKFVALKKVRFLSSDPASVRFMAREIHILRQLNHPNVIKLEGLVASRTSSSLYLVFEYMEHDLAGLAATPGIKFTEPQIKCFMQQLLRGLEHCHSRGVLHRDIKGSNLLIDNNGNLKIGDFGLATVYDPEKNQQLTSRVVTLWYRAPELLLGATEYGAAIDMWSAGCILAELLLGKPIMPGRTEVEQMHKIFKLCGSPSEEYWQRTKFPHATSFKPQQHYERQVAKTFRKVSSSALALVDKLLSMEPEDRGSATCALQSEFFTTEPLPCDPSSLPKFPPTKEFDAKNRNKEVATYAKKNTEAVRERGLVSELSDAGQDKKLPRTPEYNTRGDLTLRGKPNGEAHYKVDPSRSVCNPSYVHSTTMSSAAITRQSTFKRLDSSVAKTPELRTQKSQISRATADFSNYSSKWEQGAMLGHQEPMMEYVQKKSRIHCSGPLMPPGGNIDDMLREHEKLMQEAFRTVKINSRN; translated from the exons ATGAGAAGATTACTTAGCCTCTCGCATATCTCAGGAGAAAACATTGATGCCGGATGGCCAACGTGGTTGTCTTCAGTGGCCGGAGAAGCCATCAAAGGGTGGCTTCCTCGACGAGCAGACTCCTTCGAAAAACTAGAGCAA ATTGGACAAGGGGCTTATAGCAGTGTGCATAAAGCACTTGATCTTGAAAGTGGTAAATTTGTGGCTCTGAAAAAGGTTCGGTTCTTGAGTAGCGATCCGGCAAGCGTCCGATTCATGGCGAGGGAAATCCATATATTGCGCCAATTAAACCATCCCAATGTGATCAAGCTTGAGGGTCTTGTTGCatctagaacttcctccagttTGTACCTTGTTTTTGAATACATGGAGCATGATCTTGCTGGATTAGCCGCCACCCCTGGAATCAAGTTCACCGAACCACAG ATTAAATGCTTTATGCAGCAACTACTTAGGGGGCTTGAACACTGCCATAGTCGAGGTGTGCTGCACCGCGACATCAAGGGTTCCAATCTTCTAATTGACAACAATGGAAACCTTAAGATAGGAGATTTTGGTCTTGCAACTGTTTATGATCCGGAGAAGAATCAGCAATTAACTAGCCGCGTCGTGACTCTGTGGTACAGGGCACCTGAGCTTTTGTTAGGTGCTACAGAATATGGAGCCGCAATAGACATGTGGAGTGCTGGTTGTATTCTAGCTGAATTGCTCCTAGGGAAGCCTATTATGCCTGGAAGAACAGAG GTGGAACAAATGCACAAGATTTTTAAGCTTTGTGGTTCCCCATCTGAGGAATATTGGCAGAGAACAAAGTTTCCACATGCAACTAGTTTTAAACCACAGCAGCATTATGAACGCCAAGTTGCCAAAACATTTAGAAAGGTCTCTTCTTCAGCACTAGCCCTTGTTGATAAGCTTCTATCTATGGAACCAGAAGATCGAGGATCTGCGACTTGCGCGCTTCAAAGCGAG TTCTTTACTACAGAACCCCTACCATGTGATCCATCAAGTTTACCAAAGTTTCCGCCCACCAAGGAGTTCGACGCCAAGAATCGAAACAAGGAAGTAGCAACGTATGCAAA GAAAAACACCGAAGCTGTAAGAGAACGAGGATTGGTGTCTGAATTGTCGGATGCAGGACAAGATAAAAAACTACCTAGAACACCGGAGTATAACACCCGCGGAGATCTAACATTGAGG GGGAAACCAAATGGTGAGGCTCACTATAAAGTTGATCCAAGTAGATCAGTATGCAATCCAAGCTATGTACATAGTACAACAATGAGCAGTGCAGCAATTACAAGACAATCTACATTCAAGAGATTGGACTCATCTGTTGCCAAAACTCCCGAGTTGCGGACGCAGAAGTCTCAGATAAGTCGAGCAACAGCAGATTTCTCTAACTATTCAAGTAAATGGGAACAAGGAGCCATGCTTGGTCATCAAGAACCCATGATG GAGTATGTGCAAAAGAAAAGTAGGATCCACTGCTCAGGACCGTTGATGCCACCGGGTGGGAACATCGACGATATGCTGAGAGAACATGAGAAACTAATGCAAGAGGCTTTCCGCACTGTGAAGATCAATTCTAGAAACTAA